A genome region from Cognatishimia activa includes the following:
- a CDS encoding helicase-related protein — MAQQGRVTAVLGPTNTGKTHLAIERMLGHRTGVIGLPLRLLAREVYDKIVAARGPSVVALVTGEERILPPRAQYWVCTVEAMPEGMGCDFLAVDEIQLCADPERGHVFTDRLLRARGLHETMFLGSDSMRGVIADLIPEAQFIRRERMSTLSYSGSRKISRMQPRSAIVSFSVDNLYAIAELMKRQKGGAAVVMGALSPRTRNAQVALYQNGDVDFLVATDAIGMGLNLDIDHVAFAGTNKFDGRRMRDLMPNELAQIAGRAGRGMSHGTFGVTGEARPLDEPVAEAIMEHRFAPVRKLVWRNADLRFGHIDALINSLEEPTSDERLVKAREADDLMALKTLAREAEIRARASDAKSVRLLWDVCRVPDFRGISHNEHASLLEGIYTHLHERGSIPNDWFLRQVKRIDRVDGNIDTLSKRVAFIRTWTYVAQRNGWIDDENYWRDETRAVEDRLSDALHARLTEKFVDRRTSVLLRRLKQKEALLAEVNENGDVTVEGEFVGRLEGFRFQADKSAQGAEGKTLRQASLAALAPQFHLRADRFYNAPDTEIDFTEQGGLMWGEYAVGKLVAGAEPLKPMVEVFVDDEAGPDVAQKVQRRLQHFIDRKIAALFEPLLNLSRDEELSGLARGFAFQMVEALGVLPRGDVADDVKALDQDARGVLRKHGIRFGQFTIFMPLMLKPAPTRLRLVLWSLSKGLGEFPEAPPPGLVTVPAGEGAPQGYHAMAGYRAAGERAIRIDMLERLADMLRTEDSRGGFEANPDMLSITGMTLEQFADLMKGLGYNAERGERPKVKPEASAEAASEDVPAPAADEAPAEAAADAPAEPELDVFYTFTWGGNRGARQQNRSGQGQKTRRDGGAPKGRRQGKPGGKQGGKPRQDKAKSFQARPPKREKAIDPDNPFAALMALKEKS, encoded by the coding sequence ATGGCGCAGCAGGGGCGGGTGACCGCGGTCTTGGGACCGACCAATACGGGTAAAACCCATTTGGCGATTGAACGTATGCTGGGCCATCGCACCGGTGTGATTGGCCTGCCTTTACGCCTTTTGGCGCGCGAGGTTTATGACAAGATCGTTGCCGCCCGGGGGCCATCGGTGGTGGCCTTGGTGACGGGCGAGGAACGTATTCTACCGCCGCGTGCTCAATATTGGGTCTGTACGGTCGAGGCGATGCCCGAGGGCATGGGCTGTGACTTCCTCGCCGTAGACGAAATCCAGCTCTGTGCGGATCCCGAGCGGGGGCATGTGTTTACGGACCGTCTGCTGCGTGCGCGGGGGCTGCACGAGACGATGTTTCTGGGCTCGGATTCCATGCGCGGGGTCATTGCCGATCTGATCCCAGAGGCGCAGTTCATCCGCCGTGAGCGTATGTCGACGCTCAGTTATTCCGGCAGCCGCAAGATCTCGCGGATGCAGCCACGCTCTGCGATTGTGAGTTTCTCGGTCGATAACCTCTATGCGATTGCCGAGCTGATGAAGCGTCAAAAGGGCGGTGCTGCAGTGGTCATGGGCGCGCTGAGCCCGCGGACCAGAAATGCCCAGGTGGCGCTCTATCAAAATGGCGATGTGGATTTTCTGGTGGCCACCGATGCGATTGGCATGGGGCTCAATCTGGACATCGACCACGTTGCTTTTGCGGGCACCAACAAGTTTGACGGCCGCCGGATGCGCGATTTGATGCCGAATGAACTGGCCCAGATCGCAGGTCGCGCGGGGCGGGGCATGAGTCATGGCACCTTTGGGGTAACGGGCGAAGCGCGGCCCTTGGATGAGCCTGTGGCCGAAGCCATCATGGAGCATCGCTTCGCGCCGGTACGCAAACTGGTCTGGCGAAATGCGGATCTTAGGTTCGGCCACATCGATGCCTTGATCAACAGCCTTGAGGAGCCCACCAGCGACGAGCGATTGGTCAAGGCGCGCGAAGCGGATGACCTTATGGCGTTGAAAACTCTGGCCCGCGAGGCCGAGATTCGCGCCCGCGCCAGTGACGCAAAATCCGTGCGCTTGTTGTGGGATGTCTGCCGTGTGCCGGACTTCCGCGGCATCAGCCATAATGAACACGCAAGCCTCCTCGAGGGCATCTACACACACCTGCATGAACGCGGCTCGATCCCCAACGACTGGTTCTTACGTCAGGTCAAGCGAATCGACCGCGTGGACGGGAACATCGATACCCTGTCCAAAAGAGTTGCATTTATACGTACATGGACCTACGTCGCGCAGCGAAATGGTTGGATTGACGACGAAAATTATTGGCGGGACGAGACTCGCGCTGTAGAAGATCGCCTGTCAGATGCACTACACGCAAGATTGACCGAAAAATTTGTGGACCGCCGAACCTCGGTTCTGCTCCGGCGGCTCAAACAGAAGGAGGCCCTTTTGGCCGAAGTAAATGAAAATGGAGATGTGACCGTCGAGGGGGAATTCGTCGGTCGTCTCGAAGGATTTAGATTTCAAGCTGACAAGTCTGCGCAAGGAGCCGAAGGCAAAACGCTTCGTCAGGCCAGTCTTGCGGCGCTCGCACCGCAATTTCATCTGCGGGCAGATCGCTTTTACAATGCGCCTGATACGGAAATTGATTTCACCGAACAGGGCGGCCTCATGTGGGGCGAATATGCGGTCGGGAAACTGGTCGCAGGGGCAGAGCCTCTGAAGCCGATGGTTGAGGTTTTTGTCGATGACGAAGCCGGGCCGGATGTGGCACAGAAAGTGCAACGCCGCCTGCAGCATTTCATCGACCGCAAGATCGCGGCTCTGTTTGAGCCTCTGTTGAACCTGTCGCGTGATGAAGAGCTGTCTGGCCTTGCGCGCGGTTTTGCGTTCCAGATGGTAGAAGCGCTTGGCGTTCTGCCGCGTGGAGATGTGGCCGACGACGTCAAGGCATTGGATCAGGACGCCCGCGGCGTGCTGCGCAAGCATGGCATCCGGTTCGGTCAGTTCACGATCTTTATGCCGCTGATGCTGAAACCTGCGCCAACGCGTCTGCGTTTGGTGTTGTGGTCTTTGTCCAAGGGTCTGGGCGAGTTCCCAGAAGCACCGCCCCCGGGCCTGGTCACTGTGCCAGCGGGTGAGGGCGCGCCGCAAGGGTATCACGCGATGGCGGGCTACCGAGCGGCAGGCGAGCGGGCGATCCGCATCGACATGCTGGAACGGCTTGCCGATATGCTTCGTACCGAGGACAGCCGTGGTGGCTTTGAGGCCAATCCGGATATGCTTTCGATCACCGGTATGACGCTGGAACAATTCGCGGATCTGATGAAGGGTCTGGGCTATAACGCCGAGCGCGGCGAACGTCCGAAGGTGAAGCCTGAGGCGAGTGCTGAGGCTGCATCCGAAGACGTCCCAGCGCCAGCGGCGGATGAGGCACCGGCGGAGGCCGCGGCCGATGCACCTGCAGAGCCAGAACTCGACGTGTTTTATACCTTCACTTGGGGTGGCAACCGCGGCGCGCGTCAGCAAAACCGCAGCGGCCAGGGCCAAAAGACGCGCCGCGACGGCGGAGCCCCCAAAGGGCGTCGTCAAGGCAAGCCCGGTGGCAAACAAGGCGGCAAGCCGCGTCAGGACAAAGCCAAAAGCTTCCAGGCGCGTCCACCCAAGAGAGAAAAAGCCATCGATCCCGACAATCCTTTCGCAGCGCTTATGGCGCTTAAGGAAAAGAGCTAA
- a CDS encoding tetratricopeptide repeat protein codes for MFALLAGVAAAQDRLEGLMQELREADATAAQRISGEIELLWRKSGSASADFLLKRGLDALERGEVEAAVDHLSALTDHAPEFAEGWVSRAGAFVRMGYYGMALSDLEHALAINPQHYEAIYGLGVILETIGRPADAFEAMELLQTIHPHYPDLSETMARLEPLAKGQTL; via the coding sequence ATGTTTGCCTTACTTGCTGGTGTTGCGGCAGCGCAAGACCGTTTAGAGGGCTTGATGCAAGAGTTGCGTGAGGCGGATGCGACGGCGGCGCAGCGGATCTCTGGGGAAATCGAGCTTTTGTGGCGGAAATCCGGGTCTGCGTCGGCAGATTTTCTGCTCAAGCGCGGCCTAGATGCTTTGGAGCGCGGCGAGGTTGAGGCAGCGGTCGATCACCTTTCGGCCCTCACCGATCATGCGCCGGAATTCGCCGAGGGCTGGGTCAGTCGGGCGGGGGCGTTTGTGCGTATGGGCTATTACGGCATGGCTCTGTCGGATCTGGAACATGCTTTGGCGATCAATCCGCAGCACTATGAGGCGATCTATGGGTTAGGCGTGATCCTAGAAACCATTGGCCGCCCTGCGGATGCCTTTGAGGCGATGGAGCTTTTGCAGACTATACATCCCCACTATCCCGACCTATCTGAGACCATGGCGCGGCTTGAGCCGCTCGCAAAGGGTCAGACCCTCTAA